Sequence from the Natronomonas marina genome:
CGTAACTGACCTCGGGCTTCTCGGAGATCTCCATCGCCTGCGCGCGGGCGTCGGTCTCGGCGTCCAGCACCGTCTGGATGGCAAAGGAGTCGTTGATAGCCACCCGGTCGCCGGCCTCGAGTCGGTCGTGGAGCCGCGGGGAGACGTCCGTCAGCACCTCCTGGTTGTTGCCGTGCTGTTTGAGCAGTACCTGATCGTCGGTCAGCTCCTCGACGGTGGCGAGGTACAGCGACGACGTCTTCAGCGCCTCGTTTTCCTCCTGCAGGTCGTCGACCTCCTCGCGGAGCTCTGACTGCCGGTCGCGGGCCGTCTCGAGCTGGTCGGTCAGTTCGTCGTGGACCTGCGACACCTCGAGGTAGTGCTCGCGGAGCGCGGCCAGCCGTTCGGACTCGGACATCTCCGGGTCCAGCTCCAGCGTGGGACGGTCGGGCAGAGAGGGGCTATGCGACATAGATTGACGGGTAGTAGGCGTTGGAGATTAAAAGTGGCTTTGGGTGCGGGAGACGTTTGCGGGACCGACTAACACACCGACGGGAGTCGAATACTGTCCTCTCAGCCGAGTCGGAATCGGTCACTGTTCGTCGCTACCGACGACGCTACCGCAGCGACTCCCCTCGTCGCTCCGTCACGGCTTCCCTACCGCAGCGACTCCCCTCGTCGCTCCGTCACGGCTTCCCTACCGCAGCGACTCGTACTCCCCCACCATCTCGTCGTACGTCCCGATGGCGGCTTCGACCGGCTCCGGCGAGGACATGTCGATACCGGCCGTCTCCAGTAGTTCGAGGGGGTAGGCCCGCGACCCCGAGCGGAGGAACTCCCGGTAGTCGGCGGCCGCGGGTTCACCCTCTTCGAGGATGCGGTCGACGATGGCGTTGGCCGCGCTGATCCCCGTCGCGTACTGGTAGACGTAGTACGCGCGGTAGAAGTGCGGGATGCGCATCCACTCGCGGGCGATGCGGTCGTCGACGACCGCCGGCTCGTAGTACTCCGACTTGAGGCCCCGGTAGAGGTCGTCCAGCCGGTCCGGCGTCAGCGCCTCCCCGGCCGCCGATAGCTCGTGGGCCTCGTGCTCGAAGGAGGCGAACATGGTCTGACGGAACAGCGTCGAGCGGAACCGCTCGAGGTACTCGTCGAGGACGGCCCGCCGGAACGCCTCGTCGTCGACCGTCTCCAGCAGGTGCTCGGTCAGGAGCGCCTCGTTGACCGTCGAGGCCACCTCCGCGACGAATATCTCGTACGCCGAATAGACGTAGGGTTGCTCGTCGCTCGTCAGTTCCGAGTGCATCGAGTGGCCGAGTTCGTGCGCCAGCGTGTACATCGAGGCGATGTCGTCCTGGTAGTTCATCAGGATGTACGGCTGGCTGTCGTAGGTGCCGCTGCTGTAGGCGCCGGACTGCTTGTTGGCCGTCTCGTAGACGTCGACCCACCGCGATTCGAGCCCCTCGGCCATCCGGCTCTGGTAGGCGTCGCCGAGCGGCGCGACCGCCTCGACGACGTACTCGGTCGCGCGCTCGTAGTCGACGTCGGGCGTCTCCTCGCCGGTCAGCGGCGCGTACAGGTCCCACATCCGGAGGTCGTCGACGCCGAGACAGTCCCGCTTCAGTTCGGCGTGGCGGTGCAGTACGTCCAGGTTCGCCTCCACCGTATCGACCAGGGTGTCGTAGACGTCGGCCGGGACGTTCGGCCCGTCCAGCGCCGCCTCGCGTGCCGTCTCGTAGTGCCGCGCCCTCGCCAGTTTCGAGTCGGCCTTCACGCTGTTCTCGTAGGCCGTCCCGACCGTGTTGCGGTACTCCGCCCACTCGTCGTAGAAGGCCTCGTAGACCCGCCGACGGACGCCCCGGTCCGGGTGTTTCTGGAGCTTCGTGAAGTTCGACAGCGTGATGCGGCGCGGCTCGCCGTCGACCTCGACGCTCGGGAACTCCACGTCCGCGTTCGTCAGCATGTTGTAGACGTCGCCGGCGGCGCCCGTCACCTCGCTGAGATCGGCGAGCAGTTCCTCGATCTCCGGCGAACGGGTGTGGGGCTTCATCCGGAGGACGTCGTCGAAGTAGTGGTCGTAGACCGCCAGTTCGGGGTTGGCCTCGACGAACTCGTCGATTCGCTCGCGGTCGACCCGCTGGAGTTCCGGCTCGATGAAGCTCGCCGCACTCGAGGCGTCGGCCGACAGCGACTGTGCCCGCGCCGCGAACGCCTGGTAGGTCTGGTCGGTCGTGTCCTCGTCGCTCCGCATCCGGGCGTACGCCGCGACGTTCGCCACCTCGCGCATGATGGAGTCCCGGAGCTCCAGGACCGCCTGGAGCGTCTCGGCGTCCTCCGTCACGCGACCCTCGTAGACTTCCAGTTCCTCCAGTCGTTCCTCGACGCGTTCGAAGGCTTCCTCCCACTCCTCGTCGTCGGAAAAGAGGTCCGCGAGGTCCCAGGTGTACTCCTCGGCGACGTCGCTCCGCTCGGGCACCGAACTCATGGCCCCCGCTACGACCGCCGCCGCCCTAAACCCGTCGTCACCCGTCGGTCGCCAGGCTTCCGGCGACCCTCGCGGCGGCCAGTCGGCTCCGGCGCCGTTCCTCGAAGACCTCGCGGGCACGCTCGGCGGCCGCGGCGTCGACCTCGAACTCGACCGACGGATAGACGACCGACCGCAACACGAGCGGCTCCGGCGCGGCGGGAGCGATGCCGTCCGGTCCCGACAGCGACTCCCCGTCGAGCGCCCGCTCGAGGAACGCGACCGTCCGGCGGCCCTCGGCCACCGCCTCGATGACCGACACCAGCCGCCGGACCATCTGCCGGGCGAACCCGCCGGCCCGACAGTCGACGACGAGGAACCGTCCGTCCCGCTCGACGTCGACGGTCACCTCTCTGACGGTGCCCCTCGACTCGGGCGTGAAGTTCCGGAAGTCGTGCCGCCCCGAGAGCTGCTCGCAGGCCGCCGCCGCGCGCCCGTCGTCGGCCGCCGGCGCGAACAGGAAGTAGCGGTAGGCCCGCGCGTCGGCGTCGTGGGTGGCGTGGAACCCCTCCTCGACGTCGGCGGACGCCCAGGCTCGCACGGCCGGCGGTAGCTCACCGTTGAGCGCCCGCGCCCGGAGCCACTCGGGGGTCTCGAAGGCGACCGTCTGTGCCCGAGCCGAGACGCCCGCGTCCGTCCGGCCCGCCGCCGCGTAGCTGGGCGGCGTGCCGTCCTCGAACTCTACGCCGAGGCGGTCGAGCGCCTCGAACAGTTCGTCCTCGACGGTCTCGCCGTGTGGCTGGCGCTGGAAGCCGCGGTAGCCGGTGCCGTCGTAGGCCAGCCGGAACGCGCGCATACCGACCGTTCGGCCGACGACGGCTTACCCGTAACGGAACCGCCGCTCAGAGGTCCCGCGCGACCCGGAGCTCCGAGTCGGTCACCGTCTCGACGGCCTCGGCGGGCACCTCGATGTCGTCGCCGTCGCTGTCGCCGAACCCCAGCCCCTGGACCACCGCCTCCGCAACCCCCGGCTCGGGGTCGACGTAGGCGACCTGCTCGTCCGGGTCCACCTCGGTGACGAGTCCGATCTGTTCGGCCTCGGCGTCCATCAGGAACTTCCCCTCGTCCTCGGGAGACAGAACGGTCATGTCATTCCGTACGAAGTACAACTGCGGATAAATATCCTGTGGCTCGTCTCCGTTGACGGGGTCGGTCGTCGGATCCACACATGTGGCCGCGTCGGAACGTCCCCCTGCCGCGGCGACGCCGCCGAACGTACGCTACCGAACTGGTTATTCCCCTGGGGGCGAAAAACGAGCCAATGAGCCGGTCGCGCTCGTCTCGATTCCTCGCAGTCGAGGGGCTACTGATCGTGCTCGGGTTCACGATTGCGGCCCAGGTGTCGCCACCGGACCCCTACTCGCAGATACTCGGGACGCTCGTGATCCTCCTGGTGACGCTGCCGCTGTCGTACTGGCTCGTCTACGAGCGGGACGTACTGTCCTGACCCGGAGGCCGTTACTCGTAGTCCTCGTAGGTCGGCCGGCCCTCCTCGGGCGGGAACTCCTCGAGGGGTACCTGCGTCTGGTCGCCCGACGCCATGTCCTTGATCGTAACCGCGTCCTCGGCGAGGTCCTGCTCGCCGACCACGACGACCGTCTCGGCGTTGATGCCGTCGGCGTAGGATAGCTGGTCGCCGAACCCCCGCGTCGTCAGGTCCGTCTCGACGACGTGGCCCAACTCGCGGAGCTGTCGGGCGATGTCGGCCGCGACCGCCCGCGTGTCCCCGACCGTCAGCACGTAGTAGTCCGTCGACGGCGCCTCCTCGGGCCAGACGCCGGCGCGCTGACAGAGCAGCGACAGCGGCGCCAGCCCCGGCGCGACCCCGACCGCGGGCGTCGGCTGGCCGCCGAAGGACTCGATGAGGTCGTCGTAGCGGCCGCCGCCGAACACCGACCGCGACACCTCGCCCGTCGAGTCGAAACACTCGAAGACGACGCCGGTGTAGTAGTCCAGCCCCCGGGCGGTCGACAGCGACACCTCACAGTACTCGCGGGCGCCGAAGTCCGCCGCCGCCTCGAGGACGGCCCGGAGGTTCTCGACGGCGGACTCGACCCGCTCGGTCCCCGCGAAGGCCACGAGGTCCTCGAGGTCGTCCGTCGCCAGCACCTCGTCGAAGTCCTCCGCCTCCGCGTAGTCCAACCCCGCCTCGACCAGCAGGTCGTGGTACGCCTCGTCGTCTATCTTCTCGCTCTTGTCGACCGCGCGGATGGCCGCGGCCGTGTCGATGTCGCTGTCGAGCGACTCCAGCAGCCCACCGAGGATGTCGCGGTGGGAGACCCGGAACTCGAAGTCCTCGCCGGTCAGCCCCAGCGACGTCAGGGCGTCGGCCGCGAAGGCCAGCACCTCGGCGTCGGCCTCCGGCTCCTCGGTCCCGAAGATGTCGACGTTCGTCTGGTAGAACTCCCGGAAGCGACCCTGCTGGACCTGCTCGTACCGCCAGAACGGCCGCGTCGAGAACCACTTGATGGGCTCGGCCAGCGCGCCCTGGCGGGCGACGACCATCCGGGCGACCGTCGGCGTCAACTCCGGCGTCATCGCCACCTCCCGGCCACCCCTGTCCTCGAAGGCGTACAGTTCCTCGACGATTTCCTCGCCGGACTTGTCGACGTACATCTCCGTCCGCTCGAGGGCGGGCGTCCCGATCTCGCGGAAGCCGTACCGCCGGGCCGTCTCCTCCAGCGTGTCGATGACCTCCCGCCGGGCCGACATCTCGCCGGGGTAGAAATCTCGGAACCCCTTCAGACCGTCGTACATGCGCGGTGCTTCGGGACCGGCCGCACTAAAAGGTCCGATACCGCCCCGGCCGCTCGGCCCCGGGGATTCCTCGCTTCGCTCGGAATCTCGCCGCTCGCGGCTCACTTCGTTCACCGCTCGCAGTTCCGGGACGTCTCGCTTCGCTTGACGTCCCGCTAGTCGTCCACGACGACCTCGACCGGATCGTCGGCCGCCTCGTCGTCGAACTCCTCGCCGGACTGCTGTTGCTGGTAGAAGAGCGCGCCGGCGACGGCCAGGACGACCCACGAGCGCCAGTTCGCCAGGTTGAGCGTGTAGCCGACGCCGAACGGCTTCTCGACCAGCATTCCCTCGTCCGGTTGCCAGTAGGCGGACATCATCCGCCCGAGCGACGGCTTCTCGAAGTTGTACGGAACACCGAACAGTTCGCCGGACTTCGGTTTGTCGGGCATACTCGGCCGTACGGCACGCCGGGACTTATAGACACGGCCCACGCCGCAATCACTGGTACCGGCCGCGGCCCTCTATCTCGCGCAACTGCTCGACGACGCGCTCGTCGCCGACCGTCGCGTAAGCGTCCTCGAACGCCGACAGCAACTCGGCCGCGTCGTCGGCCGTCCCGCCGACGGCGCCCTCGAAGACGTGGAGGTCCATCGCGTAGTCCTCGACGTCGTCGGTGTAGTAGCCGAGACCGAAGTCGATGAGGTAGACCCGTCCCTCGGCAGCGGCGTCGCCCGGACGACCGACCCGGACGTTCCGCGGCGTCGGGTCGCCGTGGACGAAGCCAGCCTCGTGACACCGCGCGAGGTGCCGCCCGACCGCCCGGATCCGCGATTCAGTCAGCGCGTCCCGGAGGTCGGCGCCGCCGACGTACTCCAGTCGGAGCCGTCCCTCCGGCGGGTCGACGTCGTAGACGACGGGCGTCGGGACGCCGAGACGCCGGGCCTCGCTCGTCAGGCGGGCCTCCGTGCGGGTCCGCCGGCGACGGAGCCTGTCGTCCAACTCGGCGTGCCGGTAGGACTTCGGGAGCCGGCGCTTGTCGACCTGCTCGGGGGGGTCGAACTCGACGACGGCCTCGGCGCCCTGGACGCGCTCGTCGTCCGGGGCGGGGGCGGCGACGCCCGCGCCGTCCCGCCAGGTGACCGGCACCTGGTCGGGCCGGAAGTCCGGCCGCACGCGGGACTCGTCGACCGCGACCGTGTCGCCGGCCTCGTACATCTTCGCGCCCAGCACCGCTATCATGCCGGCGTTGTCCCGGAGGAATCGCGCCTCGGGCGCGTAGAAGTCGGCGCCGCGCTCCTCGCACATCGTCGAGAGCATCCCGCGGAGGCGGGCGTTCTGCCCGACGCCGCCGCCGAGGACGAGTTCGTCGGTCCCCGTAAGCGACAGCGCCCGTTCGCTGACCTCCGTCAGCATCGCAAAGACCGTCTCCTCGAGGCCGCGACAGACGTCGTCGACGGGGACGCCGTCGTCGACCGCCTGCTTGGCCGCCGAGGTGATGCCCGCGAACGAGAAGTCCATCCCCTTGACGACGTAGGGCAACTCGACGTACTCGCCGTCGCGGGCGTGTGCTTCGACCTTCGGGCCGCCGGGGTGGCTCCAGCCGACGTGACGCGTGAACTTGTCGATGGCGTTGCCGACGCCGGTGTCCATCGTCTCGCCCAGCACCCGGTAGCGGCCGTCGCGGTAGCCGAGGACGTGGGCGTTCGCGCCGGAGGCGTTCAGACAGACCGGCGAGTCGAACCCCGAGCGGTGGCGGCCGATCTCGAGGTGGGCGACCATGTGGTTGACGCCGACGAGCGGCACGTCCAGCGACCCCGCCAGCGCCCGCGCGGCGGTCCCGACGATGCGGAGACACGGGCCGAGACCGGGACCACGCGAGAAGGCGACGGCGTCCAGCGCCTCGGCCGGGGGCCCGTACTCCTCACGGACCGTCTCCAGCACGTCCTCGACGACCGACGGCACCGCCTCGCGCATGTGCTCGGCCGCCTCGCGCGGGTGAATGCCGCCGCTGGCGGGGGCGTAGGCGTCGGACTCGATGAGAACGTCGTCGGTCTCGACGTCGAAGACGGCCGCACTGGCACACCAGGCGGTTCCCTCGACGCCGAGCACCCGGGTCACGGCCTACTCGAACTCGGTGTAGCCGCACTTCCCGCAGTGCTGGCGGTCGCCGTAGTCGCCCAGGAAGGTGTCGCCACACCGGGGGCACTGCTCGCGGTCCGTGGTGCCGTCCTCGTTGTAGAACTCGTAGCGGGCCATCTACGCCTCCTCCGCCTCGCCCTCGGCCTCTTCCTCGTCGGCGGTGATCTTGTTGCGCTCGAGCATGTGCTCCTGCTCGACGTCCTCGGCGGCCTCGGCGCTGTCGTAGACCTTCGCGTAGCCGACGGTCTTTCGCATGCCGTACTTGGTGTCGAGTTTGTGGACGACCACCTCGCCGGCGTCCTTGTTCAGTTTCGCGGCCAGCGAGTCACGAACGGAGAGCCGGGAGGGCGTCGCCTCGTCGTGGGTCAGCTGGAACCGGACGTCCGTCCGGTGCAACATCGGGTTCTCGTCTTCCTCGATTATTTCGACGTCCATGGTTACGTTGCCCCGAAATTCCCGCGAAGCACTGAAAAGGATTTCGAAGCCGCCGGTGTGGTCGCCTCAGGCCGAGGGACCGACGACGAAGGCCTCGCCGCCCGTCCCGCTCACGGACTTCCAGGCGCCGTCGACCCGTATCTCCGCCGGGCCGAACTGGTAGTAGTTCGTCTCGCCCGCGCCCGAGGGCGCCTCCAGCAGGTACTGGTAGGTCGTCGAGCCGCTGGCGGGGTCGGCGAACCGGACCCGCTTGACGCTGCCGTCCGTCTCGACGCTCTCGACGGCCGGACTCTCCTCGGCGTAGACCGTCCACGACGCCGGCACGACGTCCTCGACGGGGGCCTCCGTCGGCGCCTCGACGGTGACCGTCTGGCGGCTGGTCTGCCCGCCGGTGTAGACGGAGGAACCGACCTCGCGGGTTCCGGTCGGGGTCCGGGGTCCCTCGGGGACCGGCAGGTCTGCGCCCCACGACCGGAGGTGCAGGGCGTTGTCGCCGCCCGTCTCGACGAACGTCGGCGTCGGCGTCGGCGACTGCACGCGGCCGGCCGCGGTCCCCTGGCTGAGGACGACCGCGAGTCGCTGGCCCGCCTCGACGGTGGCGTCCAGCGGCTCGATTGGGAGGCTGACGTCGAGTTCCTGCCCGGGGACGACGGTGCCCGCCTCCGGGCCGTCCTGGGCGTACCGGAGGTCGACCTGTCCCCAGCCGACCCGTTCGGTCGCGCCGCCCTCGTCGACCGCGTAGACGTGCGCCGTGAGGTGGCTGGCCGGGCCGGTCGGCGTCACGGTGACATCCACGGTCGGTTCGCCAGCGAAGCGGAGGTCTGACTCGACGGGGTCGGATTCGAAGGTGACGCAGGCCCGACAGCCGGGCTGGGGGTTGGACGATTGACTCGGGTCGACGTAGACCGTCCCCTGGCCGGTCTCCTCGCTCGGCTCGGTCCGCAGGTCGCCGTCGGTGCCCAGGTAGAACGCCGACGACTCGGCCTCGACGGGCGGCCACTCGTCGGCGCCGTACCACTCGCCGGCGGAACTCTGGGCGTGGACCCGCGCGTCGAAGGGGTCCGTCGGGGTCGAGGGGTCCGTCTCCGCCGGAATCACGTCGTCGATAGCCTCCGGGTCGCGGCCCTTCAGTTCGCTCTCGAACCACTTCAGCAGGAAGTCGGCCCAGTCGGGGTTGAACGCCGAGGTCATCTCGTCGTCGTTGTTCTTGATGCGGCCGTCGTCGGGGTAGCGGTGGGCGAACTGCCCGAAGTAGACGTGGGTCTTCACGCCGGCCTCCCGCAGCGCCTTCGTCCAGGGGTACACCTGCGAGGGGTCGACGTTCCAGTCCTGCAGGCCGTGGACCATCAGGACGCTGCCGTCGTAGTTGCGGGCCACGCCGGGCTTGAGCACCCGCGAGGTCCAGTAGCCGCTAGGGTCGTACTCGCCGGTCGCGCCGGCGTACAGCGCCCACAGCGTCCCGACGGCGTAGTTGTCCGGACACTGTGCCCGCGAGAGGTAGGTGCGGAGGCCCGTCCCCGAGAACGGCGTGTGTTCGGCCAGCGAGATGAGGTAGTACAGCCCCGTGAGAACGCCGTAACCCCGCTGTTCCGGTGCGCCCCGCTTGTACATCAGTTCGTGGACGTCGGGGACGCCGCTGAAGGGAACGACGGTCGACAGATACGGGTTGCCCTTCCGGGCGGCCATCCACGGCGTCGTGCCGTCGTACGAGCGGCCGATGATAGCGACGTTCTCGTTGGAGTCGTCGTGCTCGCCGAGCCAGGTCACCGCCTGGTCGATGTCGGCCTGCTCGTTCGGTCCCATCAGCTCCATACAGCCGCCGGAGCCGCCAGTGCCCCGGACGGCCACCGCCGCGACGGCGTAGCCCTGCTGGACGTAGTTCTCCGCCAGCCGTCGGGTGCGGATGCAGTCCCGGACCGAACTGCCCCGCAGGTCGCTGATGTACGGCGTCGCCCGGAGGATGACCGGCGCCGTCTCGCCCTCGTCGAGGTCCGGCCAGAGGACGCCGATCTGTATCTTCTCGCCGTCCCGGCCGCTCTCGAGTTCGACCGTCTCCTCGGTGCCGAACTCGTGTGTCGGCTCCCGCGATACCTCGGTGTAGAACTCCTCGCGGCTCGGATCGCAGTCGAACCCCAGGAACGTCACCGTCGGTCCCGGTGCGGGTTCGTCCGGGACGAACTCCTGGGCCTCCGCCGACCCGACCAGCGAGAGGCCCGCCGTCGAAGCCGCCGCCGAGCGCAGTACCGACCGTCGTGATACGCCACTGTCCCCGTCGGACTCGAACATGGTATGTGGTCACACCAGGAACCGACCTACAAAACTATTCCCACTGAAACCGGTGTAAATAAACCCGTGTCGAACCGGGATTTCCGGTCGATAGAAGTATCCGTTCAGGCGGCGAGGATGGCTGAAAGCCGGTCGTAGTCGCCGTCCATCGCCGCGAGCAGCTCTCGACACCGGACGCGGAGTTCCTCGTCGACGCTCGCAAGCACCATCCCCTCGTCGGGCTGCCCGTAGACGACCGAGGCGCCGTCGGGTGCGGCGACCACGGCCGGCAGCGCGGCGAGGTCCTCCTCGCCGCGGACGGTGATGACGACCGAGCCCTCGCGGCCGACGGCGTCGACCAGCGCCGAAAGCAACTCCTCGGTCAGCGTCGCGGGCGGGTTCTCGACCTCGATCCGGTGGTCGAAGCCGTCGATGGCGTCGAGTATCTCGCGTTCGACCCGCTCGCGTTTCGTCTTGCCGTCCACCAGCGCGACGTCGGGACGGTGGCCCGCCTCCAGCAGGTGGTAGGTGACGATGTCGCCGACGGCGACGATGGGGGCGGTCGCGTCCCCGTACAGGACCTCGGCGTCGGTGTAGACGGGGCCGAGCGGCTCCTTCAGTTCGCCGCGGAGCGAATCCGGGAGTTCGAGGACGACCTCGGCCATCTTACCGGACCTTCAGCGCGTACCGGCCCGGCTCGGTGACCTCCATCTCCTTTGCGATCTCGCTCTTCTCGGGGTGGGCGATGACGACGTAGCCGGCCCAGTCCTCGGTCAGCGAGTTCGAGCCGCAGGCGGGACACTGCTCGCCGTCGTCGACCTCGAGCACGCGGTGGCAGTCCCGACACACCAGCCGGTCGGCCATCTAATCACCCGCCTGCGCCTCGCGGCGCTGTCGTTCCTCCTCGAGCCAGCCGTGCTTGCCGAGGCCGGGCTGTTTCGCGGTCAGCCCGATCTTCGAATCGCGGGGGTTCCGCTCGTCGATGCTCTTCGTGACGATGCGCGCCCGGACGGCGTCGCCGACGCTCAGCACGCGGTTGGAGTCCCGCGAGGCCAGCTGCTGGTTCTCCTCGTCGTAGGCGAGGTACTCGTCGGATATCTGCGAGACGTGGAGGAGTCCGTCCACGGGACCGATGCCGACGAAGGCGCCGAAGTTGACGACCTCGACGACCTCGCCGTCGACGACCTCCTGCATCTGTGGGTCGAACGTGACGGCGTCGAACTCCGCCTCGTAGTAGACGCCCGGCCGGTTCGGGAGTACGGCCCCGTCACCGATGTCGTGGACCTCCGTTACGGAGACGACGCTCCCGACCTCCTCGTCCATCCGTCCTTCGAGCTTGTCCTGCAGCAGCCGCTTGACAAGCCCCGGCGACACATCAGCGAGGTGTCTGGGCGGCACCTCGACCGTGTCCTTGAGTCGTACCCGTTTGTACATGCTATGGTTCAGTGATCTCGAATTTGGTTCGGCCCCGTAAACTAATTACGGGAACGTTCGCTTCCAGGAGCCGCTCTCGGAGCGGCATGTCGCTCGTGACCGCATACGCCGCCTCGCGGCCGAGTTCCACGACCGCGTCGTCCGCGTAATCGGCGTCGTGCTCGACGACGTCGCACTCCCGGCGGGCCAGGTCGGCCCCGACGCTCGCCGCCGTCGCCGCCTCGCCGGCGCCGTCGGCCAAGGCGTCCAGTTCCGACAGCACCGCCTCGGGGACGACGGCCTCGTAGTCGCCGAGCAGCCGGTCGAGCTCCTCGAAGATCCGGACGTCGACCTCGACCGGCGCCATGAGTGCGTTCGTGTCGAGCACGACTCTCATCCCCGCAGCGTGCCGACGCCGATGAGCCGCCAGCGGGCGCCGACCCGGCGATTGATTGCTATCTTCGCGTCGGGCTCCGCACAGACGGGCCGCTTGAGGTTGACCTCGCACTCGCCCTCGCGGGCGCTGGTGACGGCGCCGACCGTCGTGGCGGTGCCGACCGTCAACATCAGCGGCTCGCCGGTCGATATCTCCTCGACGTCGCCCTCGCCGACGATGCGGTCGAACAGTTCGACGTCCATCGTGAACCCGTCGTGCGTCGGCGGGAGGCTACCCGGCGGACCCGCGACCTGTCCTGCCAGGGCGTCGCCCTTCGTCAGCGAGGGGTCCAGCCCGGTCCCGACCCCGAGCAGGCCGCCGGGACCGACCTCGTCGACGAACTCGCCGCCGGCCTGCAGCGACCGGACGGTCGTCTCGACGGGGTGGTACTCCGCTTCGCCGCCCTCCTCGATTTCGCGGCCGGGCTTGATCTCCAGTTCGTCGTCTTCGTGGAGCCGCCCCTGCGACAGCGAGCCGCCCAGGACGCCACCCGTGAGGTCCTCCCAGGTCGTCCCCGGGCGGTTGATGTCGAACGAGCGGGCGACCTGCAGGCGGGCGTCGGCGTCGGGGTCCCGGTCCGGCGTCGGAATCTCCTCCTGAACCGTCTGGATGAGGAGGTCCATGTTGACCTCCTGCTGGGCGGAGGTGGGAACGATGGGCGCCCCCTCGGCGACGGTGC
This genomic interval carries:
- a CDS encoding 30S ribosomal protein S24e — translated: MDVEIIEEDENPMLHRTDVRFQLTHDEATPSRLSVRDSLAAKLNKDAGEVVVHKLDTKYGMRKTVGYAKVYDSAEAAEDVEQEHMLERNKITADEEEAEGEAEEA
- the hisS gene encoding histidine--tRNA ligase, with the protein product MYDGLKGFRDFYPGEMSARREVIDTLEETARRYGFREIGTPALERTEMYVDKSGEEIVEELYAFEDRGGREVAMTPELTPTVARMVVARQGALAEPIKWFSTRPFWRYEQVQQGRFREFYQTNVDIFGTEEPEADAEVLAFAADALTSLGLTGEDFEFRVSHRDILGGLLESLDSDIDTAAAIRAVDKSEKIDDEAYHDLLVEAGLDYAEAEDFDEVLATDDLEDLVAFAGTERVESAVENLRAVLEAAADFGAREYCEVSLSTARGLDYYTGVVFECFDSTGEVSRSVFGGGRYDDLIESFGGQPTPAVGVAPGLAPLSLLCQRAGVWPEEAPSTDYYVLTVGDTRAVAADIARQLRELGHVVETDLTTRGFGDQLSYADGINAETVVVVGEQDLAEDAVTIKDMASGDQTQVPLEEFPPEEGRPTYEDYE
- the pepF gene encoding oligoendopeptidase F, whose translation is MSSVPERSDVAEEYTWDLADLFSDDEEWEEAFERVEERLEELEVYEGRVTEDAETLQAVLELRDSIMREVANVAAYARMRSDEDTTDQTYQAFAARAQSLSADASSAASFIEPELQRVDRERIDEFVEANPELAVYDHYFDDVLRMKPHTRSPEIEELLADLSEVTGAAGDVYNMLTNADVEFPSVEVDGEPRRITLSNFTKLQKHPDRGVRRRVYEAFYDEWAEYRNTVGTAYENSVKADSKLARARHYETAREAALDGPNVPADVYDTLVDTVEANLDVLHRHAELKRDCLGVDDLRMWDLYAPLTGEETPDVDYERATEYVVEAVAPLGDAYQSRMAEGLESRWVDVYETANKQSGAYSSGTYDSQPYILMNYQDDIASMYTLAHELGHSMHSELTSDEQPYVYSAYEIFVAEVASTVNEALLTEHLLETVDDEAFRRAVLDEYLERFRSTLFRQTMFASFEHEAHELSAAGEALTPDRLDDLYRGLKSEYYEPAVVDDRIAREWMRIPHFYRAYYVYQYATGISAANAIVDRILEEGEPAAADYREFLRSGSRAYPLELLETAGIDMSSPEPVEAAIGTYDEMVGEYESLR
- a CDS encoding DUF7534 family protein; this encodes MSRSRSSRFLAVEGLLIVLGFTIAAQVSPPDPYSQILGTLVILLVTLPLSYWLVYERDVLS
- a CDS encoding 30S ribosomal protein S27ae, producing MARYEFYNEDGTTDREQCPRCGDTFLGDYGDRQHCGKCGYTEFE
- the truA gene encoding tRNA pseudouridine(38-40) synthase TruA, producing the protein MRAFRLAYDGTGYRGFQRQPHGETVEDELFEALDRLGVEFEDGTPPSYAAAGRTDAGVSARAQTVAFETPEWLRARALNGELPPAVRAWASADVEEGFHATHDADARAYRYFLFAPAADDGRAAAACEQLSGRHDFRNFTPESRGTVREVTVDVERDGRFLVVDCRAGGFARQMVRRLVSVIEAVAEGRRTVAFLERALDGESLSGPDGIAPAAPEPLVLRSVVYPSVEFEVDAAAAERAREVFEERRRSRLAAARVAGSLATDG
- a CDS encoding DUF5808 domain-containing protein, whose translation is MPDKPKSGELFGVPYNFEKPSLGRMMSAYWQPDEGMLVEKPFGVGYTLNLANWRSWVVLAVAGALFYQQQQSGEEFDDEAADDPVEVVVDD
- a CDS encoding CocE/NonD family hydrolase, coding for MFESDGDSGVSRRSVLRSAAASTAGLSLVGSAEAQEFVPDEPAPGPTVTFLGFDCDPSREEFYTEVSREPTHEFGTEETVELESGRDGEKIQIGVLWPDLDEGETAPVILRATPYISDLRGSSVRDCIRTRRLAENYVQQGYAVAAVAVRGTGGSGGCMELMGPNEQADIDQAVTWLGEHDDSNENVAIIGRSYDGTTPWMAARKGNPYLSTVVPFSGVPDVHELMYKRGAPEQRGYGVLTGLYYLISLAEHTPFSGTGLRTYLSRAQCPDNYAVGTLWALYAGATGEYDPSGYWTSRVLKPGVARNYDGSVLMVHGLQDWNVDPSQVYPWTKALREAGVKTHVYFGQFAHRYPDDGRIKNNDDEMTSAFNPDWADFLLKWFESELKGRDPEAIDDVIPAETDPSTPTDPFDARVHAQSSAGEWYGADEWPPVEAESSAFYLGTDGDLRTEPSEETGQGTVYVDPSQSSNPQPGCRACVTFESDPVESDLRFAGEPTVDVTVTPTGPASHLTAHVYAVDEGGATERVGWGQVDLRYAQDGPEAGTVVPGQELDVSLPIEPLDATVEAGQRLAVVLSQGTAAGRVQSPTPTPTFVETGGDNALHLRSWGADLPVPEGPRTPTGTREVGSSVYTGGQTSRQTVTVEAPTEAPVEDVVPASWTVYAEESPAVESVETDGSVKRVRFADPASGSTTYQYLLEAPSGAGETNYYQFGPAEIRVDGAWKSVSGTGGEAFVVGPSA
- a CDS encoding bifunctional N(6)-L-threonylcarbamoyladenine synthase/serine/threonine protein kinase yields the protein MTRVLGVEGTAWCASAAVFDVETDDVLIESDAYAPASGGIHPREAAEHMREAVPSVVEDVLETVREEYGPPAEALDAVAFSRGPGLGPCLRIVGTAARALAGSLDVPLVGVNHMVAHLEIGRHRSGFDSPVCLNASGANAHVLGYRDGRYRVLGETMDTGVGNAIDKFTRHVGWSHPGGPKVEAHARDGEYVELPYVVKGMDFSFAGITSAAKQAVDDGVPVDDVCRGLEETVFAMLTEVSERALSLTGTDELVLGGGVGQNARLRGMLSTMCEERGADFYAPEARFLRDNAGMIAVLGAKMYEAGDTVAVDESRVRPDFRPDQVPVTWRDGAGVAAPAPDDERVQGAEAVVEFDPPEQVDKRRLPKSYRHAELDDRLRRRRTRTEARLTSEARRLGVPTPVVYDVDPPEGRLRLEYVGGADLRDALTESRIRAVGRHLARCHEAGFVHGDPTPRNVRVGRPGDAAAEGRVYLIDFGLGYYTDDVEDYAMDLHVFEGAVGGTADDAAELLSAFEDAYATVGDERVVEQLREIEGRGRYQ